Proteins found in one Leishmania donovani BPK282A1 complete genome, chromosome 13 genomic segment:
- a CDS encoding phosphoprotein phosphatase, putative, translating to MAERPSTLAISEAKTSNRLPDPLRSPTDRTREHLLSNRSFSSVLEAVAGGTSLSSTPDFQEEEGVQHKRTFDFFGATPHSGEFLPLIEWLLRRGERGDVGAPTASQKDGDEYTQASFFNEDYIMKLCAAATAVLVKEPTLLELEVVAHDTLVVVGDIHGQFQDLYTSVLCQQYDRRR from the coding sequence ATGGCCGAACGCCCGTCTACGCTCGCCATCAGCGAAGCCAAGACCAGCAACCGCCTGCCCGACCCTCTGCGCAGTCCAACAGACCGAACCCGGGAGCACCTGCTCTCTAACAGAAGCTTTTCCTCAGTgttggaggcggtggcaggcGGCACTAGCCTGTCAAGCACGCCGGACTTccaagaggaagaaggggtACAGCACAAGCGGACGTTTGACTTCTTCGGTGCGACGCCACACAGCGGAGAGTTTTTGCCGCTGATcgagtggctgctgcgccgtggcgagcgcggcgacgtcggTGCCCCGACGGCATCGCAgaaggacggcgacgagtACACGCAGGCGAGCTTCTTCAACGAGGACTACATCATGAAgctgtgcgctgcggcgacggcggtgctaGTGAAGGAGCCaacgctgctggagctggaggTGGTAGCGCACGAcacgctggtggtggtgggcgacATCCACGGCCAGTTCCAGGACCTCTACACGAGCGTGCTCTGCCAGCAGTAcgaccggcgccggt